Proteins encoded by one window of Labilithrix sp.:
- a CDS encoding AAA family ATPase: MMLLGRDEERAALAATTARLVTLWGPGGAGKTTLARAEAERLREEGATVVWVDLASARTRGDVATALAAALGLDAAAAAADDVLRAAAASGASFVADNAEQVDREGRALLVALAASQRVLVTSRDALGAAGEEALEVRPLDEASAIALYMRLTNGAEDDVVRAIVRRLDALPLALELAAARAPLLGNAELLARLDRKLDVLKDREKNPRHATLRAAIAWSWDLLAESERSALVVCAQFAAPFDAALAETAAGDDALDDLDALRRRALLHVDAEHRLFLLESVRDFAREHTTTLDRWAEAVLARAEPLALQVRRGERIDPELERRRPDLQRIFDARTLTPATRLRAFLALAATGHDALPIDIDASLASAPTLTPLTNAVLDNARAPEGTSRSRDADDRRARAEGPSRRSDASDAASHDAGDVHAHARDAGGARPGRGDGTATIDRGREAVGVNALGVRVAVAVALALRATGRLADADAIAAAALRTIEQGEAPDARSDASGTARTTSPHEAGDALRVAGVVARSRGGTEEAGDVLRVAGVIARSRGDTERASALLERALAAYRAVGEDAFAGITLGELGVATQSDERLAEGIAVLVATKSLRAEGLFRSHLAVTTHRRGEPRAALSLHEAALAIHRRVGSRRLEGAEVLHRGFVLHELGELAARASIEEARRLLALAGARGLESFANVLLARLLIDEANDQAKNAANDRATNAANDQAANATNHVVEARIALAEAARIAPPGWPRLEATRLLVSGHLAFTLGDRAGAAAAYDASLAASRDVEVGFEALTPAYRALATGEAAPPTPSFKNPHLAIAFALLTGAAQSAPPEAARASSEVRRALAFTAAKRALVVTATSILLPDGPTIDLSRRKNLRLIAQSLARAGSTPVDPDTLIAAGWPGERMRADAATKRLHTAIWTLRKLGLEGILLSSEAGYWLDPALAIELRE, from the coding sequence CCTCGCGAGCGCGCGGACGCGCGGCGACGTCGCGACCGCCCTCGCCGCCGCGCTCGGCCTCGACGCCGCCGCGGCCGCGGCCGACGACGTGCTCCGCGCCGCCGCCGCGTCGGGCGCGTCGTTCGTCGCCGACAACGCGGAGCAGGTCGACCGCGAAGGCCGCGCGCTCCTCGTCGCGCTCGCCGCGTCGCAGCGTGTGCTCGTCACGTCGCGTGACGCGCTCGGCGCCGCGGGCGAGGAGGCGCTCGAGGTGCGCCCGCTCGACGAGGCGTCGGCGATTGCGCTCTACATGCGTCTCACGAACGGCGCGGAGGACGACGTGGTGCGCGCGATCGTGCGGCGCCTCGATGCGCTGCCGCTCGCGCTCGAGCTCGCGGCCGCGCGGGCGCCGCTCCTCGGCAACGCGGAGCTCCTCGCGCGGCTCGATCGCAAGCTCGACGTGCTGAAGGATCGCGAGAAGAACCCGCGGCACGCGACGCTGCGCGCGGCGATCGCGTGGTCGTGGGACCTCCTCGCGGAGTCGGAGCGGAGCGCGCTGGTGGTGTGCGCGCAGTTCGCGGCGCCGTTCGACGCGGCCCTCGCCGAGACCGCCGCCGGCGACGACGCGCTCGACGACCTCGACGCGCTGCGGAGGCGCGCGCTCCTCCACGTCGACGCGGAGCACCGGCTGTTCCTCCTCGAGTCGGTCCGCGACTTCGCGCGCGAGCACACGACGACGCTCGACCGCTGGGCGGAGGCAGTGCTCGCGCGCGCCGAGCCGCTCGCCCTGCAGGTCCGCCGCGGCGAGCGGATCGATCCCGAGCTCGAGCGCCGCCGCCCCGACCTGCAGCGCATCTTCGACGCGCGCACGCTCACGCCCGCGACGCGCCTCCGCGCCTTCCTCGCCCTCGCCGCCACCGGCCACGACGCGCTCCCGATCGACATCGACGCGAGCCTCGCATCGGCCCCAACCCTCACACCACTGACCAACGCCGTGCTCGACAACGCACGCGCCCCCGAAGGCACAAGCCGCAGCCGCGACGCCGACGACAGGCGCGCACGCGCAGAGGGCCCGAGCCGCAGGAGCGACGCCAGCGATGCCGCAAGCCACGACGCCGGCGACGTGCATGCTCATGCTCGCGACGCCGGAGGCGCACGTCCGGGGCGCGGGGACGGCACCGCCACGATCGACCGCGGACGCGAGGCTGTCGGCGTGAACGCGCTCGGTGTTCGCGTCGCGGTCGCGGTTGCGCTTGCACTTCGCGCGACGGGGCGGCTCGCGGATGCGGACGCCATCGCCGCAGCGGCGCTCCGTACGATCGAGCAAGGCGAAGCGCCGGACGCGCGGAGCGACGCCAGCGGCACGGCGCGGACGACCTCGCCGCACGAGGCCGGCGATGCCCTGCGTGTCGCTGGCGTCGTCGCGCGGTCGCGCGGCGGCACCGAGGAGGCCGGCGATGTCCTGCGCGTCGCTGGTGTCATCGCGCGGTCGCGCGGCGATACCGAGCGCGCGAGCGCGCTGCTCGAGCGTGCGCTCGCGGCGTATCGCGCCGTCGGTGAAGATGCGTTCGCGGGGATCACGCTCGGCGAGCTCGGCGTCGCGACGCAGAGCGACGAGCGCCTCGCCGAAGGGATCGCCGTCCTCGTCGCGACGAAGAGCCTCCGCGCGGAGGGCCTCTTCCGCTCTCACCTCGCGGTGACCACGCACCGTCGCGGCGAGCCGCGCGCGGCGCTGTCGCTCCACGAGGCCGCGCTCGCGATCCATCGCCGGGTCGGGAGCCGCCGGCTCGAAGGCGCGGAGGTGCTCCATCGCGGCTTCGTCCTCCACGAGCTCGGCGAGCTCGCGGCGCGCGCGTCGATCGAAGAAGCCCGCCGCCTCCTCGCGCTCGCCGGCGCACGCGGCCTCGAGTCGTTCGCGAACGTGCTCCTCGCGCGACTCCTCATCGACGAAGCCAACGACCAAGCCAAGAACGCAGCCAACGACCGAGCCACGAACGCAGCCAACGACCAGGCCGCGAACGCAACCAACCACGTCGTCGAAGCGCGTATCGCGCTCGCGGAGGCTGCGCGGATCGCGCCGCCGGGCTGGCCGCGGCTCGAGGCGACGCGCCTCCTCGTGAGCGGGCACCTCGCGTTCACGCTCGGCGATCGCGCCGGCGCCGCCGCCGCATACGACGCCTCGCTCGCTGCGTCGCGCGACGTCGAGGTCGGCTTCGAGGCGCTGACGCCGGCCTATCGCGCGCTCGCGACCGGCGAAGCCGCCCCTCCCACGCCGTCGTTCAAGAACCCGCACCTCGCGATCGCGTTCGCGCTCCTGACCGGCGCCGCGCAGAGCGCACCGCCCGAGGCCGCCCGCGCGTCGAGCGAGGTCCGCCGCGCGCTCGCCTTCACCGCCGCGAAGCGCGCGCTCGTCGTCACCGCGACGTCCATCCTCCTCCCCGACGGCCCGACGATCGACCTCTCCCGCCGCAAGAACCTCCGCCTCATCGCGCAGTCCCTCGCGCGCGCCGGCTCCACTCCCGTCGACCCCGACACGCTGATCGCCGCCGGCTGGCCGGGCGAGCGGATGCGGGCCGATGCCGCGACGAAGCGACTCCACACCGCGATCTGGACGCTGCGAAAGCTCGGCCTCGAAGGGATCCTCCTCTCGTCCGAGGCCGGATACTGGCTCGATCCGGCCCTCGCCATCGAGCTGCGCGAATGA
- a CDS encoding PD40 domain-containing protein, with translation MRSALSFLLFALFGGCTVAAVAAGCGDEVTSTFPEDSGSTVDTSPPPVPTGFTPSPDAAPTDFPAEPIIDPGAPPDSAAIFAGATFATAGGPCLLEPEVGSMLPRNWLRPRFKWIAANALAGGGTILDAGGSQDLFELRVHSDVQANDLVVYTANPSWTMPREMWNTIRTRVAGTTLTMSVRGGRLVNGKLEDAAAGSSGPLMIAPVDAPGTIVYWSTAKIGGGTGNYDPILKGFRVGDETVRNVLAPSQIPNQPAGQVRCVGCHTSTPDGVYAVTTTRSVPEGDGPQAIAFGLVDGGVGTPPYLTATARAMLQREHQSVPSFSKAHFKDGDRVVVTMFRNGENVADPFEMIWTDLEAISNAKGTGWDVFTRTGDPRRAAAPNVSNDGTRIVYVSTDTTNTAGNIVISGQLFTVPWTDRKGGAATELAGANVAGSRQFYPSFSPDDTMIAFDRAPQTTKSSSSDPDAELYVIPSGGGTATRLAANDPPQCSGAKSPGVYNAWPKWSPDVGTDASGKKYYFLVFSSARNYGDIRFGARLYVTPIVVDGANVTTYAALYLWNQPENEDNHSPAWDTLKIPEEIVK, from the coding sequence ATGAGGAGCGCTCTTTCCTTCCTCTTGTTCGCTTTGTTCGGTGGATGCACCGTCGCCGCCGTCGCGGCGGGGTGCGGAGACGAGGTGACGTCGACGTTCCCCGAAGACTCCGGGAGCACGGTCGACACGTCGCCGCCGCCCGTGCCGACCGGGTTCACGCCGAGCCCGGACGCCGCGCCGACCGATTTTCCCGCCGAGCCGATCATCGATCCCGGCGCGCCGCCCGACTCCGCCGCCATCTTCGCCGGCGCCACGTTCGCGACCGCGGGGGGGCCGTGTCTCCTCGAGCCCGAGGTCGGCTCGATGCTGCCGCGCAACTGGCTGCGCCCGCGCTTCAAGTGGATCGCGGCGAACGCGCTCGCCGGCGGCGGCACCATCCTCGACGCCGGCGGATCGCAGGACCTCTTCGAGCTCCGCGTCCACTCCGACGTCCAGGCGAACGACCTCGTCGTCTACACCGCGAACCCGTCGTGGACGATGCCGCGCGAGATGTGGAACACGATCCGCACGCGCGTCGCCGGCACCACGCTCACGATGAGCGTCCGCGGCGGCAGGCTCGTGAACGGGAAGCTGGAGGACGCGGCGGCGGGATCGTCGGGGCCGCTCATGATCGCGCCCGTCGACGCGCCGGGGACCATCGTCTACTGGTCGACCGCGAAGATCGGCGGCGGCACTGGCAACTACGATCCCATCCTCAAGGGCTTCCGCGTCGGCGACGAGACGGTGCGGAACGTGCTCGCGCCGAGCCAGATCCCGAACCAACCCGCGGGGCAGGTCCGCTGCGTCGGGTGTCACACGTCGACGCCCGACGGCGTGTACGCGGTGACGACGACGCGCTCCGTCCCCGAAGGCGACGGGCCGCAGGCGATCGCGTTCGGCCTCGTCGACGGCGGGGTGGGGACGCCGCCGTACCTCACCGCGACCGCGCGCGCGATGCTCCAGCGCGAGCACCAGTCGGTGCCGTCGTTCTCGAAGGCGCACTTCAAGGACGGCGATCGCGTCGTCGTGACGATGTTCCGCAACGGCGAGAACGTCGCCGATCCGTTCGAGATGATCTGGACCGACCTCGAGGCCATCTCCAACGCGAAGGGCACCGGCTGGGACGTGTTCACGCGCACCGGCGATCCGCGCCGGGCCGCCGCGCCGAACGTGAGCAACGACGGCACGAGGATCGTCTACGTGTCGACCGACACGACGAACACCGCCGGCAACATCGTCATCAGCGGCCAGCTCTTCACCGTGCCGTGGACGGACAGGAAAGGCGGCGCCGCGACCGAGCTCGCCGGCGCGAACGTCGCGGGCTCGCGCCAGTTCTATCCGTCGTTCTCGCCCGACGACACGATGATCGCGTTCGATCGCGCGCCGCAGACGACGAAGAGCAGCAGCAGCGATCCCGACGCGGAGCTCTACGTCATCCCGTCCGGCGGCGGCACCGCCACGCGCCTCGCGGCGAACGATCCGCCGCAGTGCTCGGGCGCGAAGAGCCCCGGCGTCTACAACGCGTGGCCGAAGTGGTCGCCCGACGTCGGCACCGACGCGAGCGGCAAGAAGTACTACTTCCTCGTGTTCTCCTCCGCTCGCAACTACGGCGACATCCGCTTCGGCGCGCGCCTCTACGTCACGCCGATCGTCGTCGACGGCGCGAACGTCACGACGTACGCCGCGCTCTACCTCTGGAACCAGCCGGAGAACGAGGACAACCACTCCCCGGCGTGGGACACGCTGAAGATCCCGGAAGAGATCGTGAAGTAG
- a CDS encoding MBL fold metallo-hydrolase, protein MRPEVFAVTDTVTCIRRPSYFTCSYVVRSEHGVLLVDAGMKSDGSDVLVALEGLGLEPSSVRAIFITHWHNDHAAGAGELAERSGARVVCLGPEAPYLRRDTATGGVLGWLSDAVPEVGPFVLAKGLLGSAPMRAVTPTDIMSDGDDLFGLRVIATPGHTEGHAAYYWEEAGMLFAGDALAFIDGELRFMARSVTPDLAAARASMLRVLELPFRYVCPGHREPGPVDDDERARFARVVAAGSWPFLG, encoded by the coding sequence GTGCGACCCGAGGTCTTCGCGGTGACGGACACGGTCACGTGCATTCGCCGGCCGTCCTACTTCACGTGCTCGTACGTCGTTCGATCGGAGCACGGCGTCCTGCTCGTCGACGCGGGGATGAAGTCGGACGGCTCGGACGTCCTCGTCGCGCTCGAGGGCCTCGGCCTCGAGCCTTCGAGCGTGCGCGCGATCTTCATCACGCACTGGCACAACGATCACGCCGCCGGCGCGGGCGAGCTCGCGGAGCGCTCGGGCGCGCGCGTCGTGTGCCTCGGGCCGGAGGCTCCCTACCTCCGGCGCGACACCGCGACCGGCGGCGTGCTCGGCTGGTTGTCCGACGCGGTGCCGGAGGTGGGGCCGTTCGTCCTCGCGAAGGGGCTCCTCGGCTCCGCGCCGATGCGCGCCGTCACGCCGACCGACATCATGAGCGACGGCGACGATCTGTTCGGGCTCCGCGTCATCGCCACGCCGGGACACACGGAGGGGCACGCCGCCTACTACTGGGAGGAGGCGGGGATGCTCTTCGCCGGCGACGCGCTCGCCTTCATCGACGGCGAGCTGCGCTTCATGGCGCGCTCCGTCACCCCCGATCTCGCCGCCGCGCGCGCGTCGATGCTGCGCGTCCTCGAGCTCCCGTTCCGCTACGTGTGCCCCGGCCACCGCGAGCCCGGCCCGGTGGACGACGACGAGCGCGCGCGCTTCGCCCGCGTCGTCGCCGCGGGGAGCTGGCCGTTCCTCGGCTAG
- the ppk1 gene encoding polyphosphate kinase 1, translating to MPTSVPDLPPTSSPTPQASTPPAPPVSVVPPAPAERVSGPHVAATSVTPAETPDLRAPALYLNRELSWIEFNARVLAEADNEAVPLLERLKFHAIAASNLDEFFMVRVAGLKQQLTGEVGELAADGLTAHEQLVKISARVHELIAQQMASLMGGLLPQLASDGSFVLMKPDSLPPDALAALDERFHNEVFPILTPIAIDPGHPFPHVRNKSLNLGVMFSREGELEPGFGVVQVPMMLPRLLEVQQPKQEPGFAKHSFVLLEDLIARHVGTIFPGVKLKGVYTFRVTRNFDLEIDEEEAQDLLQTIQQELRRRERGAAVRLEVAGEPTPNSLQKLVKALKLDPERDVYRSALLNVSDLMGWVPREERRDLRDEPYHPQVVPPLRDAEDIFAAIRESDILLHLPYESFDPIVELITRAAEDPDVLAIKQTLYRAGGDSPIVKALARAAETGKQVTAIVELKARFDEESNIQWARTLEQSGVHVVYGLLGLKTHAKCLLIIRRERGSLRRYVHFATGNYNPGTARHYTDVGLLTARPSLGADASSLFNLLTGYSAPAKWNSLIVAPLGLHEATLGLIARETENARQGRPSRIVAKMNALVDEDVIEALYRASQAGVLISLMIRGICCLRPGVPGVSDNIEVRAIIDRYLEHGRIFHFSNAGKDEVYIASADWMPRNFHRRVEVMVPIDDPNIRARLIEILNVQFSDNVKAWTLEANGTYSRVQPKPNAPLLRSQQRFIEVTRDKVKVAEQASRAPSRFHMMPTAQRQPLEGKLPRTQRRRLRKDER from the coding sequence ATGCCTACGTCCGTCCCGGACCTGCCGCCGACCTCGTCGCCGACCCCTCAGGCGTCGACCCCGCCGGCCCCTCCGGTCTCGGTCGTGCCGCCCGCGCCCGCGGAGCGCGTGTCGGGGCCGCACGTCGCGGCCACCTCCGTCACGCCCGCCGAGACGCCGGACCTGCGCGCGCCCGCGCTCTACCTCAACCGCGAGCTGTCGTGGATCGAGTTCAACGCGCGCGTCCTCGCCGAGGCCGACAACGAGGCGGTGCCGCTCCTCGAGCGCCTCAAGTTCCACGCCATCGCCGCCTCGAACCTCGACGAGTTCTTCATGGTCCGCGTCGCGGGCCTGAAGCAGCAGCTCACGGGCGAGGTCGGCGAGCTCGCGGCCGACGGCCTCACCGCCCACGAGCAGCTCGTGAAGATCTCCGCGCGCGTGCACGAGCTCATCGCGCAGCAGATGGCGTCGCTGATGGGCGGCCTCCTCCCGCAGCTCGCGTCCGACGGCTCGTTCGTGCTGATGAAGCCCGACAGCCTGCCGCCGGACGCGCTCGCCGCGCTCGACGAGCGGTTCCACAACGAGGTCTTCCCGATCCTCACGCCGATCGCGATCGACCCGGGCCACCCGTTCCCGCACGTCCGCAACAAGAGCTTGAACCTCGGCGTCATGTTCTCGCGCGAGGGCGAGCTCGAGCCCGGCTTCGGCGTCGTGCAGGTGCCGATGATGCTGCCGCGCCTCCTCGAGGTGCAGCAGCCGAAGCAAGAGCCCGGGTTCGCGAAGCACTCCTTCGTCCTGCTCGAGGACCTCATCGCGCGCCACGTCGGCACGATCTTCCCGGGCGTGAAGCTGAAGGGCGTGTACACCTTCCGCGTCACGCGCAACTTCGACCTCGAGATCGACGAGGAGGAGGCGCAGGACCTCCTCCAGACGATCCAGCAGGAGCTCCGCCGCCGCGAGCGCGGCGCGGCGGTCCGCCTCGAGGTCGCGGGCGAGCCGACCCCGAACTCGCTCCAGAAGCTCGTGAAGGCGCTCAAGCTCGATCCCGAGCGCGACGTCTATCGCTCGGCGCTCCTCAACGTCTCCGACCTCATGGGCTGGGTGCCGCGCGAGGAGCGCCGCGACCTCCGCGACGAGCCGTACCACCCGCAGGTCGTCCCGCCGCTCCGCGACGCGGAGGACATCTTCGCCGCGATCCGCGAGAGCGACATCCTCCTCCACCTCCCGTACGAGTCGTTCGATCCGATCGTCGAGCTCATCACGCGCGCGGCGGAGGACCCGGACGTCCTCGCGATCAAGCAGACGCTGTACCGCGCCGGCGGCGACTCTCCGATCGTGAAGGCGCTCGCGCGCGCGGCCGAGACGGGCAAGCAGGTCACCGCGATCGTCGAGCTGAAGGCGCGCTTCGACGAGGAGTCGAACATCCAGTGGGCGCGCACGCTCGAGCAGAGCGGCGTCCACGTCGTCTACGGCCTCCTCGGCCTCAAGACGCACGCGAAGTGCCTCCTCATCATCCGCCGCGAGCGCGGCTCGCTCCGCCGATACGTGCACTTTGCAACCGGCAACTACAACCCCGGCACCGCGCGTCACTACACCGACGTCGGTCTCCTGACCGCGCGCCCCTCCCTCGGCGCCGACGCGTCCTCGCTCTTCAACCTGCTCACCGGCTACAGCGCGCCGGCGAAGTGGAACTCGCTCATCGTCGCGCCGCTCGGCCTCCACGAGGCCACCCTCGGCCTCATCGCGCGCGAGACGGAGAACGCGCGCCAGGGCCGTCCGTCGCGCATCGTCGCGAAGATGAACGCGCTCGTGGACGAGGACGTCATCGAGGCGCTCTACCGCGCGTCGCAGGCGGGTGTCCTCATCTCGCTCATGATCCGCGGCATCTGCTGTCTCCGCCCCGGCGTCCCGGGCGTGAGCGACAACATCGAGGTCCGCGCCATCATCGATCGCTACCTCGAGCACGGCCGCATCTTCCATTTCTCGAACGCGGGCAAGGACGAGGTCTACATCGCGAGCGCCGACTGGATGCCGCGCAACTTCCATCGCCGCGTCGAGGTGATGGTCCCGATCGACGACCCGAACATCCGCGCGCGCCTGATCGAGATCCTGAACGTGCAGTTCTCCGACAACGTGAAGGCGTGGACGCTCGAGGCGAACGGGACCTATTCGCGCGTGCAGCCGAAGCCGAACGCGCCGCTCCTCCGCTCGCAGCAGCGCTTCATCGAGGTCACGCGCGACAAGGTGAAGGTCGCCGAGCAAGCGAGCCGCGCCCCGAGCCGCTTCCACATGATGCCGACCGCGCAGCGCCAGCCCCTCGAAGGCAAGCTCCCCCGCACCCAGCGCCGCCGCCTCCGCAAAGACGAGCGCTAG
- a CDS encoding bifunctional oligoribonuclease/PAP phosphatase NrnA, producing the protein MNEPVRRLPLPDRAQRAREFAEALSAAKGKHLLIALRGHPDPDGIASALAQAHIAQRVGVAKTTISYCHELSHRENRALVKLLNVEMKKMRNVVDLAEPADFIALVDAHDVDPDMVGVDQIETLTIVDHHRAHAPPRARFIDMRNDVGATATIFVEYLQELFPLSAESDDDRRVATALMHGLATDTDDFSLARTTDFRAAAQLAEICDRDLLQDLSRRLIAPSAMDVIARALAALVVRRNFAMSGVGFVSESERDTIAQAADFLIRREDIDTVVVYGIVGDRFIEGSLRTHSPSVDPALWIEQAFGHDERGKAYGGGRRDKGGFRIPIGFLGRATDRAQLWALVEHAARQALLKQLGEEGPLGAAAAHAPLPATRTPE; encoded by the coding sequence ATGAACGAACCCGTCCGACGGTTGCCGTTGCCGGATCGCGCCCAAAGAGCACGTGAGTTTGCAGAGGCGCTCAGCGCAGCCAAGGGGAAGCACCTCCTCATTGCGCTGCGCGGGCACCCCGATCCCGACGGCATCGCGTCGGCGCTCGCGCAGGCGCACATCGCCCAGCGCGTCGGCGTCGCGAAGACGACGATCAGCTACTGCCACGAGCTGTCGCACCGCGAGAACCGCGCGCTCGTGAAGCTGCTGAACGTCGAGATGAAGAAGATGCGCAACGTCGTCGACCTCGCGGAGCCGGCGGACTTCATCGCCCTCGTCGACGCGCACGACGTCGACCCCGACATGGTCGGCGTCGATCAGATCGAGACGCTCACGATCGTCGATCACCACCGCGCGCACGCGCCGCCGCGCGCGCGCTTCATCGACATGCGCAACGACGTCGGCGCGACCGCGACGATCTTCGTCGAGTACCTGCAAGAGCTCTTCCCGCTCTCGGCCGAGAGCGACGACGACCGCCGCGTCGCGACCGCGCTCATGCACGGCCTCGCGACCGACACGGACGACTTCTCGCTCGCGCGCACGACCGACTTCCGCGCCGCGGCGCAGCTCGCCGAGATCTGCGATCGCGATCTCCTCCAGGACCTCTCGCGTCGCCTCATCGCGCCGTCGGCGATGGACGTCATCGCGCGCGCGCTCGCGGCGCTCGTCGTCCGCCGCAACTTCGCGATGTCCGGCGTCGGCTTCGTCTCGGAGAGCGAGCGGGACACGATCGCGCAGGCGGCCGACTTCTTGATCCGCCGCGAGGACATCGACACCGTCGTCGTCTACGGCATCGTCGGCGATCGCTTCATCGAGGGCTCGCTCCGCACGCACTCGCCGAGCGTCGATCCCGCGCTGTGGATCGAGCAGGCGTTCGGCCACGACGAGCGCGGCAAGGCCTACGGCGGCGGGCGTCGCGACAAGGGCGGCTTCCGGATCCCGATCGGCTTCCTCGGCCGCGCGACCGATCGCGCGCAGCTCTGGGCGCTCGTCGAGCACGCCGCGCGGCAGGCGCTCCTCAAGCAGCTCGGCGAGGAGGGCCCGCTCGGCGCGGCCGCCGCGCACGCGCCGCTCCCGGCCACGCGAACCCCCGAGTAG
- a CDS encoding GNAT family N-acetyltransferase — protein MDFAAVARRFEAKHLQLTLALADETLRFGDECAAAFAGHGAYSNRVTGFGLAPEHVDRAIAFFDARGEDTKLETSSYAPAPVLDAVAARGFQLRFFTHVLALSVRDVARTPPPAGITIERLDRTDASAVRAAAVHNDRCFSPEREPSEIAVGRTMMHLTMPTNDTFVARARGEIVGVGCSESSHGLTILFGGAVRPDHRGRGLQQALMNVRLAAAHERGSDLACVMTGPGTSSERNARRAGFQLAGARAFFARPRP, from the coding sequence GTGGACTTCGCCGCCGTCGCACGCCGCTTCGAGGCGAAACACCTGCAGCTGACGCTCGCCCTCGCCGACGAGACGCTGCGCTTCGGAGACGAGTGCGCCGCCGCGTTCGCGGGCCACGGCGCGTACTCGAACCGCGTCACCGGCTTCGGCCTCGCGCCCGAGCACGTCGACCGCGCGATCGCGTTCTTCGATGCGCGCGGCGAAGACACGAAGCTCGAGACGTCGTCGTACGCCCCCGCCCCCGTCCTCGATGCGGTCGCCGCGCGCGGCTTCCAGCTCCGCTTCTTCACGCACGTCCTCGCGCTCTCCGTCCGCGACGTCGCGCGCACGCCGCCGCCGGCCGGGATCACGATCGAGCGGCTCGACCGCACCGACGCGAGCGCGGTGCGCGCGGCGGCGGTCCACAACGACCGCTGCTTTTCGCCCGAGCGCGAGCCTTCCGAAATCGCGGTTGGTAGGACGATGATGCATCTCACGATGCCGACGAACGACACCTTCGTCGCGCGCGCCCGCGGCGAGATCGTCGGCGTCGGCTGCTCCGAGTCGAGCCACGGCCTCACGATCCTCTTCGGCGGCGCCGTCCGCCCCGACCACCGCGGCCGCGGCCTCCAGCAGGCGCTGATGAACGTGCGGCTCGCGGCGGCCCACGAACGCGGGAGCGACCTCGCGTGCGTGATGACCGGCCCGGGCACGTCGAGCGAGCGCAACGCACGTCGCGCCGGCTTCCAGCTCGCCGGCGCCCGCGCGTTCTTCGCGCGCCCCCGCCCCTGA
- a CDS encoding BON domain-containing protein, protein MSWSDRTERERYATPRIEHDPDVERRDRIREIERLRSINQSPWAIGVSHWNQRDLYTRNSRIDEEGYGRGPALHPEDGSYAYHRDFRHDEHDRQEHDENGPTLHEREAWPWLNYTSPKEDPYFAHLDHDRRRDSFWQRLKGGALELLHAGKAPKNAVRADARILEDVNDALTYRGDLDATDIDVTVHAGEVTLTGTVTDRRSKRIAEEVAEGVLGVRDVHNQLTIRKDDPSDANVAFVLPLALLGRGI, encoded by the coding sequence ATGAGTTGGAGTGACCGGACCGAGCGCGAGCGCTATGCAACCCCCCGCATCGAGCACGATCCCGATGTCGAGCGGCGCGATCGGATCCGCGAGATCGAGAGGCTGCGCTCGATCAACCAGAGCCCGTGGGCGATCGGCGTCTCGCACTGGAACCAGCGCGACCTCTACACGCGCAACAGCCGCATCGACGAGGAAGGCTACGGGCGCGGTCCCGCGCTCCACCCCGAGGACGGCAGCTACGCGTACCACCGCGACTTCAGGCATGACGAGCACGACCGCCAGGAGCACGACGAGAACGGTCCCACCCTCCACGAGCGCGAGGCGTGGCCGTGGCTGAACTACACCTCGCCGAAAGAGGATCCCTACTTCGCGCACCTCGATCACGATCGACGGCGCGACAGCTTCTGGCAGCGTCTGAAGGGCGGCGCCCTCGAGCTCCTCCACGCCGGCAAGGCGCCGAAGAACGCGGTCCGCGCCGACGCGCGCATCCTCGAGGACGTGAACGACGCGCTCACGTACCGCGGCGACCTCGACGCGACGGACATCGACGTGACGGTGCACGCCGGCGAGGTCACGCTGACCGGCACCGTCACCGATCGCCGCTCGAAGCGGATCGCGGAGGAGGTCGCCGAGGGTGTGCTCGGCGTGCGCGACGTCCACAACCAGCTCACGATCCGCAAAGACGATCCGAGCGACGCGAACGTCGCCTTCGTGTTGCCGCTCGCCCTCCTCGGCCGAGGCATCTGA
- a CDS encoding PilZ domain-containing protein: protein MVARDPFAAAGPKPATPSMPVPAPPAAGNMQLIPADLGAHSPTNFYKGLSGNDIIDHGGLFVSTYVPPKIGTPVRLKVSLPGGYEFEANAVVKWTREQGGDAPPGFGARFTAITNEARQLIYRYVRNREPLFYDDL, encoded by the coding sequence ATGGTCGCGCGCGACCCGTTCGCCGCGGCAGGGCCGAAACCGGCGACGCCGAGCATGCCGGTCCCGGCGCCGCCCGCGGCGGGCAACATGCAGCTCATCCCGGCGGACCTCGGCGCGCACAGCCCGACGAATTTCTACAAGGGACTCTCGGGCAACGACATCATCGACCACGGCGGCCTCTTCGTGTCGACGTACGTGCCGCCGAAGATCGGCACTCCTGTCCGTCTCAAGGTCTCGCTTCCCGGCGGCTACGAGTTCGAGGCGAACGCGGTGGTGAAGTGGACGCGCGAGCAAGGAGGCGATGCACCGCCGGGCTTCGGCGCGCGCTTCACCGCCATCACGAACGAAGCGCGCCAGCTCATCTACCGCTACGTCCGCAACCGCGAGCCGCTCTTCTACGACGACCTCTGA